A genome region from Primulina eburnea isolate SZY01 chromosome 9, ASM2296580v1, whole genome shotgun sequence includes the following:
- the LOC140841561 gene encoding UDP-glycosyltransferase 708G1-like isoform X2, with product MTPPHVALFPGSGTGLLIPFLRLAATIGARGCTVTVITLHPTVSASESERISTFFALHPHIKRLEFQPLPFKKSDFSNKDPFFMQVEAISNSVHLLDPFLAALSPPLSAIISDLSVVSSICRFASNKSISTYVLVTTSARFFSLVVLLPNLALHKSVGIQENGHLELPGLGPVPLSSIPPPLYDSNHFLSALIDSNIPCLRSVKGIFVNSFAELESETIEALNSGRLIADLAPVLALGPFQSFEVEKTPNLPWLDEQAPESVLFVSFGSRTALPRNQILELRNGLEKSGYKFLWVLKTNKVDKDDKEEVQQVLGESFLERTKKRGMVIKGWVKQDQILAHPAIGGFISHCGWNSVTEAARLGVPILAWPQNGDQKLNAEVVEKAGIGLWADWGWLGEVLVSGDDIAKKISEMMVDTKFRVRAKEVKEKVRQASEIGGDLDVLLRGLMDEFNVG from the exons ATGACGCCACCACATGTAGCTCTGTTTCCCGGTTCTGGGACGGGACTTTTGATCCCATTCCTCCGTCTAGCCGCCACCATTGGGGCTCGTGGCTGCACGGTCACCGTAATCACCCTCCATCCCACAGTCTCCGCCTCTGAATCGGAACGAATCTCAACTTTCTTTGCCTTGCATCCACACATCAAACGCCTCGAGTTTCAGCCGCTTCCTTTCAAGAAATCCGACTTCTCCAACAAAGATCCTTTCTTTATGCAGGTTGAAGCCATCAGCAACTCAGTTCATCTTCTGGATCCGTTCCTCGCGGCTTTATCACCACCACTCTCTGCCATAATATCcgatttgtcagttgtgagcaGCATCTGTCGCTTTGCTTCGAATAAATCCATCTCCACTTATGTTTTGGTCACTACTTCTGCAAGATTTTTCTCTCTAGTGGTTCTCCTTCCCAATCTGGCGCTTCACAAGAGTGTTGGAATTCAAGAAAACGGTCATCTTGAGCTCCCCGGTTTAGGACCAGTACCCCTCTCGAGTATTCCGCCTCCACTGTATGACTCAAACCACTTCCTCTCAGCCCTTATAGATTCAAATATTCCGTGTCTCCGTAGTGTGAAAGGCATATTCGTGAACTCGTTTGCTGAGCTGGAATCAGAAACGATCGAGGCCTTAAACAGTGGAAGACTCATAGCTGATTTAGCACCAGTTCTAGCACTTGGCCCTTTCCAATCTTTCGAGGTCGAAAAGACACCTAATCTTCCATGGCTCGACGAACAAGCTCCCGAATCAGTACTCTTCGTTAGCTTTGGGAGCAGGACAGCGCTGCCCAGAAATCAAATACTAGAACTACGCAATGGACTAGAAAAGAGCGGATACAAATTCTTGTGGGTGCTAAAAACGAACAAAGTGGACAAAGATGACAAGGAAGAAGTACAACAAGTATTGGGTGAATCTTTTCTTGAAAGAACTAAGAAAAGAGGAATGGTGATTAAGGGATGGGTGAAACAAGATCAGATTCTAGCACATCCGGCCATTGGAGGATTCATCAGCCACTGTGGGTGGAATTCTGTAACAGAAGCTGCAAGATTGGGTGTGCCTATATTAGCTTGGCCGCAAAATGGGGATCAAAAGCTTAACGCGGAGGTGGTCGAAAAGGCGGGCATTGGATTGTGGGCGGATTGGGGTTGGCTTGGGGAGGTATTGGTGTCCGGAGATGACATAGCAAAGAAGATCAGTGAGATGATGGTGGACACGAAATTTCGTGTCAGAGCtaaggaagtgaaagaaaaagTTCGGCAGGCAAGTGAAATCGGTGGGGATTTGGATGTGTTGCTTCGAGGCCTAATGGACGAATTCAACGTTGG ATAA
- the LOC140841561 gene encoding UDP-glycosyltransferase 708G1-like isoform X1 encodes MTPPHVALFPGSGTGLLIPFLRLAATIGARGCTVTVITLHPTVSASESERISTFFALHPHIKRLEFQPLPFKKSDFSNKDPFFMQVEAISNSVHLLDPFLAALSPPLSAIISDLSVVSSICRFASNKSISTYVLVTTSARFFSLVVLLPNLALHKSVGIQENGHLELPGLGPVPLSSIPPPLYDSNHFLSALIDSNIPCLRSVKGIFVNSFAELESETIEALNSGRLIADLAPVLALGPFQSFEVEKTPNLPWLDEQAPESVLFVSFGSRTALPRNQILELRNGLEKSGYKFLWVLKTNKVDKDDKEEVQQVLGESFLERTKKRGMVIKGWVKQDQILAHPAIGGFISHCGWNSVTEAARLGVPILAWPQNGDQKLNAEVVEKAGIGLWADWGWLGEVLVSGDDIAKKISEMMVDTKFRVRAKEVKEKVRQASEIGGDLDVLLRGLMDEFNVGAKTRCGSNPNILRMTENMREFGMQFSKIARGIMEAKVVTSLP; translated from the exons ATGACGCCACCACATGTAGCTCTGTTTCCCGGTTCTGGGACGGGACTTTTGATCCCATTCCTCCGTCTAGCCGCCACCATTGGGGCTCGTGGCTGCACGGTCACCGTAATCACCCTCCATCCCACAGTCTCCGCCTCTGAATCGGAACGAATCTCAACTTTCTTTGCCTTGCATCCACACATCAAACGCCTCGAGTTTCAGCCGCTTCCTTTCAAGAAATCCGACTTCTCCAACAAAGATCCTTTCTTTATGCAGGTTGAAGCCATCAGCAACTCAGTTCATCTTCTGGATCCGTTCCTCGCGGCTTTATCACCACCACTCTCTGCCATAATATCcgatttgtcagttgtgagcaGCATCTGTCGCTTTGCTTCGAATAAATCCATCTCCACTTATGTTTTGGTCACTACTTCTGCAAGATTTTTCTCTCTAGTGGTTCTCCTTCCCAATCTGGCGCTTCACAAGAGTGTTGGAATTCAAGAAAACGGTCATCTTGAGCTCCCCGGTTTAGGACCAGTACCCCTCTCGAGTATTCCGCCTCCACTGTATGACTCAAACCACTTCCTCTCAGCCCTTATAGATTCAAATATTCCGTGTCTCCGTAGTGTGAAAGGCATATTCGTGAACTCGTTTGCTGAGCTGGAATCAGAAACGATCGAGGCCTTAAACAGTGGAAGACTCATAGCTGATTTAGCACCAGTTCTAGCACTTGGCCCTTTCCAATCTTTCGAGGTCGAAAAGACACCTAATCTTCCATGGCTCGACGAACAAGCTCCCGAATCAGTACTCTTCGTTAGCTTTGGGAGCAGGACAGCGCTGCCCAGAAATCAAATACTAGAACTACGCAATGGACTAGAAAAGAGCGGATACAAATTCTTGTGGGTGCTAAAAACGAACAAAGTGGACAAAGATGACAAGGAAGAAGTACAACAAGTATTGGGTGAATCTTTTCTTGAAAGAACTAAGAAAAGAGGAATGGTGATTAAGGGATGGGTGAAACAAGATCAGATTCTAGCACATCCGGCCATTGGAGGATTCATCAGCCACTGTGGGTGGAATTCTGTAACAGAAGCTGCAAGATTGGGTGTGCCTATATTAGCTTGGCCGCAAAATGGGGATCAAAAGCTTAACGCGGAGGTGGTCGAAAAGGCGGGCATTGGATTGTGGGCGGATTGGGGTTGGCTTGGGGAGGTATTGGTGTCCGGAGATGACATAGCAAAGAAGATCAGTGAGATGATGGTGGACACGAAATTTCGTGTCAGAGCtaaggaagtgaaagaaaaagTTCGGCAGGCAAGTGAAATCGGTGGGGATTTGGATGTGTTGCTTCGAGGCCTAATGGACGAATTCAACGTTGG AGCAAAAACAAGATGCGGTTCAAACCCTAATATCTTGAGGATGACCGAAAATATGAGAGAATTTGgaatgcaattttcgaaaattgcaagAGGAATAATGGAGGCTAAGGTTGTGACTTCCTTACCTTAA